A single window of Cytobacillus dafuensis DNA harbors:
- a CDS encoding electron transfer flavoprotein subunit alpha/FixB family protein encodes MFEDYRGVWVFIEQNEGEIEGVSLELLGAGRKLADKLSVPLSGVLLGHDVKGLCPEIISYGADQVFVVDHPVLKDYRTESYMKGVIQLAEKFKPEIFLYGATPNGKDLASAVATDLSTGLTADTTMLDVDLDNRLLEASRPAFGGNIMATILCKKHRPQMATVRPKVMKALEKDNSRVGKIIEEEIFLQEEDMRTKVLKIVKDITKKARLTDAHVVVAGGKGMGDLQGFQLIHELAETIGATVGGTRDVVEAGWLPHEQQVGQTGETITPKIYFAIGISGAIQHIVGMKNSEFIIAINKDPNAPIFDVATYGIVGDAIEIVPKLIEQFKVMQKEKGGEVSYV; translated from the coding sequence ATGTTTGAGGATTATCGGGGAGTTTGGGTCTTTATTGAACAGAACGAAGGAGAAATTGAAGGAGTGTCTTTAGAACTTTTGGGAGCTGGGAGGAAGCTTGCTGACAAGCTTTCAGTTCCATTATCTGGAGTATTATTAGGGCATGATGTGAAGGGATTATGTCCTGAAATCATTTCTTATGGGGCAGATCAAGTATTTGTAGTTGACCACCCCGTACTAAAGGATTATCGTACAGAGTCATATATGAAGGGTGTTATTCAATTAGCTGAAAAATTTAAGCCAGAAATATTTCTTTACGGGGCAACTCCGAATGGGAAGGACCTTGCAAGCGCGGTTGCCACAGATTTGAGCACAGGCTTAACAGCAGATACAACGATGCTTGATGTAGATTTGGATAATAGATTGCTTGAAGCAAGCAGACCTGCATTCGGCGGAAATATTATGGCCACAATATTATGTAAAAAACATCGCCCACAAATGGCCACTGTTCGTCCAAAAGTGATGAAAGCACTAGAAAAGGATAATAGTAGAGTTGGAAAAATAATAGAAGAGGAAATTTTCTTACAAGAAGAAGATATGCGAACGAAAGTGCTTAAAATTGTGAAAGACATCACAAAAAAAGCACGATTAACTGATGCACATGTAGTGGTTGCAGGTGGAAAAGGAATGGGAGATTTACAAGGATTTCAGCTTATTCATGAATTAGCTGAAACAATTGGAGCAACAGTTGGTGGGACAAGGGACGTCGTTGAGGCGGGGTGGCTTCCACATGAGCAACAAGTCGGGCAAACCGGGGAAACGATTACCCCAAAAATATATTTTGCGATAGGTATCTCGGGTGCTATCCAACATATTGTCGGTATGAAAAATTCTGAGTTTATCATTGCGATTAACAAAGATCCAAATGCACCGATTTTCGATGTCGCCACCTATGGAATTGTAGGAGATGCAATAGAAATAGTCCCAAAATTAATTGAGCAGTTCAAGGTGATGCAGAAAGAAAAGGGTGGTGAAGTTAGTTATGTCTGA
- a CDS encoding ferredoxin family protein, with the protein MSTKNIEEKQYLIRFKADTKSHLTVLDHDICMTKCPDKICTIFCPAEVYKWEGLRMQVGYEGCHECGSCRIGCPYQNIKWEYPKGGHGIVFRLA; encoded by the coding sequence ATGTCAACGAAGAATATTGAAGAAAAGCAATATTTAATTCGTTTTAAAGCAGATACGAAGTCGCATTTAACCGTTCTAGACCACGATATTTGCATGACAAAATGTCCTGATAAAATATGTACGATTTTTTGCCCAGCCGAGGTATACAAATGGGAAGGGTTAAGAATGCAGGTTGGATACGAAGGATGTCATGAATGTGGTAGCTGCCGGATTGGCTGTCCTTATCAAAATATTAAATGGGAGTATCCGAAGGGCGGACATGGGATTGTTTTTAGGCTGGCATAA
- a CDS encoding electron transfer flavoprotein subunit beta/FixA family protein → MHIVVCVKQVPDTKIIKINPKTNTLDRRSAPAILNPYDAHAVQEAVKIKKMIGEGTISVLSMGPPQATAVIKKSIEIGADRGYLISDRAFAGADTLATSYALSKALERISKEQQIDLVICGLHAIDGDTGQVGPGIARRMDIPPITNVIEVTEFNEKEKTVLLKRKIANGYQLIEAQYPCLLTVGKEINEIEYSPMPNMIKAARYEPIIWTVNDLENVDRPQLGLKGSPTIVGKMFTPPKPEGGMKLDGNADEQVAQLIALLEDKKELLFANH, encoded by the coding sequence ATGCATATTGTCGTTTGTGTGAAGCAAGTACCAGATACAAAAATAATAAAAATTAATCCCAAAACGAACACACTTGATCGAAGAAGCGCACCTGCAATTTTAAATCCATATGACGCACATGCAGTGCAAGAAGCAGTCAAGATTAAGAAAATGATTGGAGAGGGCACGATATCAGTTTTATCAATGGGTCCCCCGCAAGCGACTGCAGTTATAAAGAAAAGCATTGAAATTGGAGCTGATAGAGGGTATTTAATTTCGGACAGGGCATTTGCTGGTGCAGATACACTAGCAACAAGTTATGCATTATCAAAGGCATTGGAACGAATCTCGAAGGAACAACAAATAGATCTCGTTATTTGCGGGCTTCATGCTATTGATGGGGATACTGGACAAGTAGGTCCAGGAATTGCAAGGAGAATGGATATACCACCAATAACGAATGTAATTGAAGTAACAGAATTTAACGAAAAAGAGAAAACAGTGCTCCTGAAAAGAAAAATTGCGAATGGATATCAGCTGATTGAAGCTCAATATCCTTGTTTACTGACAGTTGGCAAAGAAATTAATGAAATCGAATATTCTCCAATGCCAAACATGATTAAAGCCGCTAGGTACGAACCAATCATATGGACTGTTAATGATCTTGAAAATGTCGATCGTCCACAACTAGGGCTTAAAGGCTCTCCAACAATTGTAGGAAAAATGTTCACTCCTCCAAAGCCAGAAGGCGGTATGAAGCTGGATGGAAATGCAGACGAACAAGTCGCTCAATTAATCGCTTTATTAGAAGACAAAAAGGAATTATTATTCGCTAATCATTAA
- a CDS encoding PAS domain S-box protein — translation MTFNKKLNRYDADDLEKKSIYKSNSNFLNGELIEGIFFNAADGMVIFDESGRILEVNPSFCTSVHRNRHDLIGLTLEKLVPFEMHFKLDMQAKILKEKNSVRGVLPILVKDSLSYFEFTTSTLQKDTLFLSIFRDITEKRKLEQKVRKNEELYKDLFAEALDGIIFWTEKGKIVNANESACKIFESSYDDLVSKNINDYIYSKDDKFKKMYKNLFECGAIRDELVFLMPNGQKKSLEFTTKLHAVEGYHLTILRNVSDTRRMEKELRESELKFRKVFEGAIEGIIILNNDFKIVDINQAGEKLLKNLKKDLVGHSFTEILREFQLSDDEIQLYSTDLIRKGKATGTVEVTLRSDETKFIEFAAKHNVFSEFSLITFKDITEKLEMDVKLRKSDTLHVIGELAAGIAHEIRNPMTALKGFIQLLEDNIEEDYSMYFNIITSELQRIDSIINEFLILAKPQAVKFIERDITQIMEETVKFLSAQAVLHNVQFQTYYEKDLPPIYCEQNQMKKVFINLIKNAIEVMPKGGFVTITMNSASDERIHISIQDEGCGIPKDKINKLGQPFYTTKERGTGLGLMVTYKIVEEHAGTIEVESELGVGTNFHIYLPLRKKERK, via the coding sequence GTGACTTTTAATAAGAAACTCAACAGGTATGATGCAGATGATCTTGAAAAAAAATCTATATACAAGAGCAATTCAAACTTTCTAAATGGTGAACTTATTGAAGGGATTTTTTTTAATGCAGCAGATGGAATGGTCATATTTGATGAATCGGGAAGGATTCTTGAAGTAAATCCCTCTTTTTGTACAAGTGTGCATAGGAATCGACACGACTTGATTGGATTAACATTGGAAAAGTTAGTGCCATTTGAAATGCATTTTAAGTTAGATATGCAAGCAAAAATATTAAAAGAAAAAAACAGCGTAAGGGGAGTTCTTCCGATTTTAGTTAAGGATAGCCTCTCTTATTTTGAGTTCACAACAAGTACTTTACAAAAGGATACCCTTTTTTTATCTATTTTTCGAGATATAACAGAAAAGAGGAAGTTAGAGCAAAAAGTAAGAAAAAATGAGGAGTTGTATAAGGATTTATTCGCTGAGGCTCTCGATGGAATTATTTTTTGGACAGAGAAAGGGAAAATTGTTAATGCAAATGAGTCGGCCTGCAAGATTTTTGAAAGCAGCTACGACGACCTTGTATCGAAAAATATCAATGATTATATCTATTCTAAAGATGATAAATTTAAGAAAATGTATAAAAATCTTTTTGAATGTGGAGCGATTAGAGACGAACTTGTGTTTCTTATGCCAAATGGTCAAAAAAAGTCTTTAGAATTTACTACAAAGTTACATGCAGTAGAAGGATATCATTTGACCATTTTACGGAATGTTAGTGACACTCGCAGAATGGAAAAAGAGCTAAGGGAAAGTGAATTAAAATTTCGTAAAGTGTTTGAAGGAGCCATAGAGGGGATCATTATTTTGAATAATGATTTTAAAATAGTAGATATCAACCAAGCTGGAGAAAAATTGTTAAAAAATCTAAAAAAAGACTTGGTTGGTCATTCATTTACTGAAATTTTAAGAGAGTTTCAATTAAGTGATGATGAAATTCAACTTTATTCAACTGATTTAATAAGAAAAGGCAAAGCAACAGGGACAGTAGAAGTAACTTTAAGATCAGATGAAACAAAATTTATTGAATTTGCAGCTAAGCATAATGTTTTCTCAGAGTTTAGTTTAATAACATTTAAAGATATAACTGAAAAATTAGAGATGGATGTCAAACTGCGAAAATCAGATACATTGCATGTTATTGGTGAGCTTGCAGCTGGAATAGCCCACGAAATCCGAAATCCTATGACTGCTCTTAAAGGTTTTATTCAATTATTAGAAGATAACATAGAAGAGGATTATTCTATGTACTTTAATATTATTACATCTGAATTGCAAAGAATCGATTCAATCATAAATGAATTTTTGATTTTAGCAAAGCCTCAAGCAGTTAAGTTTATTGAAAGAGATATTACCCAGATAATGGAAGAAACAGTAAAGTTTTTAAGTGCCCAAGCGGTCTTACATAATGTTCAATTTCAAACATATTATGAGAAAGATTTACCACCTATCTATTGTGAACAAAATCAAATGAAAAAGGTGTTTATCAATCTTATAAAAAATGCGATTGAAGTTATGCCAAAAGGAGGCTTTGTCACAATTACTATGAATTCTGCCTCTGATGAAAGAATTCATATCTCCATTCAAGATGAAGGCTGTGGAATTCCAAAGGATAAAATCAATAAGCTAGGACAACCATTTTATACAACTAAAGAAAGAGGGACTGGTTTAGGTTTAATGGTAACCTATAAAATTGTAGAAGAGCATGCAGGGACGATTGAGGTTGAAAGTGAATTAGGAGTTGGGACAAATTTTCATATTTATTTACCATTAAGGAAAAAAGAGAGAAAATGA
- a CDS encoding FAD-dependent oxidoreductase translates to MSEKFDVIVVGAGPAGTSCAYTCAKNGLKVLQIERGEYPGCKNVMGGVLYRQQMEEIIPEFWKEAPLERPVIEQRFWMMDKESAVTFGYKGLEWGMEPYNNFTVLRAPFDQWFAKKGVEQGVLLVNETVVLECIVENGKVVGVRTDRPDGEVYADVVVLADGVNSLLGKQLGFHKEFRPDEVALTVMEVINLSKDKINDRFNLEENQGCTIEIFGDSTKGNLGTAFIYTNKESINIGVGTTLSSMIKAKLKPYDLLDYLKTHPMVRPLMEGGESLEYLAHLIPEGGYHSVPKVAGNGVLLVGDAAQLVNAIHREGSNMAMKSGKMAAEAIIDAKKRNDFSESSLNKYREALYDSFIMKDLEKYKDAAHVFEHYPQYFNEYVPMINRAASKFFTVDGTSKKDKQKQIMRSITGERGRLKVIQDMYRAWKAVK, encoded by the coding sequence ATGTCTGAAAAATTTGATGTCATTGTAGTTGGAGCGGGCCCTGCAGGTACATCATGTGCTTATACATGTGCAAAAAATGGATTGAAAGTATTACAAATTGAGAGGGGAGAATATCCAGGCTGCAAAAATGTAATGGGCGGTGTACTCTATAGGCAGCAAATGGAGGAAATTATACCTGAGTTTTGGAAAGAAGCTCCATTAGAAAGACCCGTTATTGAGCAGCGCTTTTGGATGATGGACAAAGAATCTGCTGTTACCTTTGGCTATAAAGGGCTTGAATGGGGGATGGAGCCTTATAATAACTTCACAGTTCTCCGTGCTCCTTTCGACCAATGGTTTGCGAAAAAAGGAGTCGAACAAGGTGTATTGCTTGTAAATGAAACAGTTGTCCTCGAATGTATTGTGGAAAATGGGAAAGTAGTCGGAGTTAGAACGGATCGCCCAGATGGAGAAGTATATGCTGATGTTGTCGTATTGGCTGATGGGGTAAACTCCCTCCTTGGAAAACAGCTTGGTTTTCATAAGGAATTTAGGCCGGACGAAGTAGCCCTAACCGTAATGGAAGTAATCAATCTCTCAAAAGACAAAATAAATGATCGCTTTAATTTGGAGGAGAACCAGGGCTGTACAATTGAAATATTTGGAGACTCAACGAAAGGAAATTTAGGAACAGCTTTTATTTATACAAATAAAGAAAGCATTAATATCGGAGTAGGAACGACACTTTCAAGTATGATAAAAGCAAAACTCAAGCCATACGATCTTTTAGATTATTTGAAGACTCATCCAATGGTTAGGCCGCTTATGGAAGGTGGAGAATCTCTTGAGTATTTAGCCCACCTTATTCCAGAAGGAGGGTATCATTCCGTTCCAAAGGTTGCAGGTAATGGGGTTTTATTAGTTGGAGATGCTGCACAGTTAGTAAATGCCATCCATCGAGAAGGTTCGAATATGGCTATGAAATCTGGAAAAATGGCAGCTGAAGCCATTATTGATGCAAAAAAACGAAATGACTTTAGCGAGTCCAGTTTGAATAAATACAGGGAAGCCCTATATGATAGCTTTATTATGAAGGATTTAGAAAAATATAAAGATGCCGCACATGTATTTGAGCATTATCCACAATATTTTAATGAGTATGTTCCGATGATCAATCGTGCCGCCAGTAAATTCTTTACTGTAGACGGAACTTCTAAAAAGGATAAGCAAAAACAAATTATGCGCAGCATTACTGGAGAACGTGGCAGATTAAAGGTTATTCAAGACATGTATCGTGCATGGAAGGCGGTGAAATAA
- a CDS encoding MFS transporter: protein MSNTAAAAQTISRSNETSFKILIIIGLCHLLNDSIQAIIPAMFPILENSMGLSFTQLGIIGFALNIVASVLQPIVGMATDKKPMPYALPIGLTSSMIGVLGLALAPSFEYIVISVVFIGLGSAVFHPEGSRVAYMAAGSKRGLAQSIYQVGGNSGQAMAPLITALILVPLGQIGAAWFTGVAAIAVGLLTYIAIWYARNLRIEQSMLNKKSKSTIENQKGLAKGVKFALVLILVLIFARSWYISGMTNYYAFYTIENYSFSITQAQIFLFAFLVAGALGTFFGGPLADRFGKKRVIFLSMIVSAPLTILIPFVPPTAAFCLLTVTGFILMSSFSVTVVYAQELVPGKIGTMAGLTVGLAFGMGAIGAMVIGRLADIIGITDTMILTAFLPLIGLLTLLLPSDQKLNEWNQ from the coding sequence ATGAGTAACACAGCAGCAGCGGCCCAGACAATTTCAAGAAGCAATGAAACGTCTTTTAAAATATTGATCATCATAGGCCTCTGTCATTTATTGAATGATTCAATCCAAGCGATTATCCCTGCAATGTTTCCAATTTTGGAAAACTCAATGGGCCTTTCCTTCACTCAGCTTGGAATTATTGGATTTGCACTAAATATTGTTGCTTCAGTCTTACAGCCAATTGTCGGTATGGCAACTGATAAAAAACCAATGCCCTATGCTTTACCAATTGGATTAACTTCCAGCATGATTGGTGTACTTGGATTAGCATTAGCTCCAAGCTTCGAATATATCGTGATATCAGTTGTATTCATTGGACTAGGATCAGCTGTATTTCATCCTGAAGGCTCCAGGGTAGCATATATGGCAGCTGGTTCTAAGCGCGGACTTGCCCAGTCCATATACCAAGTAGGGGGAAATAGCGGACAGGCAATGGCACCTCTTATTACTGCATTAATCCTTGTACCTCTTGGCCAAATAGGAGCAGCATGGTTCACGGGTGTTGCTGCTATTGCTGTAGGGCTTTTAACTTATATTGCCATTTGGTACGCTAGAAATCTTCGAATTGAGCAAAGCATGCTTAATAAAAAAAGTAAATCAACCATCGAAAATCAAAAGGGACTAGCAAAAGGTGTAAAATTTGCTCTCGTTCTTATATTGGTTCTAATTTTTGCGCGATCTTGGTACATTTCTGGCATGACAAATTATTATGCTTTTTACACGATTGAGAATTACTCTTTTTCTATAACGCAAGCACAAATCTTTTTATTCGCCTTTTTAGTCGCAGGTGCTCTTGGAACTTTTTTTGGGGGCCCGCTTGCAGATCGATTTGGAAAAAAACGAGTCATCTTCCTTTCGATGATTGTTTCTGCTCCATTAACAATTTTGATTCCCTTTGTACCACCCACAGCAGCATTTTGCTTACTCACAGTAACAGGTTTTATTCTTATGTCTAGCTTCTCAGTAACAGTGGTATACGCCCAAGAGCTAGTTCCAGGTAAAATTGGTACAATGGCTGGATTAACAGTTGGTCTTGCATTTGGGATGGGAGCAATTGGGGCGATGGTAATCGGCCGTTTAGCAGATATAATTGGTATTACAGACACAATGATACTAACTGCTTTTTTACCGCTAATCGGGCTACTAACACTCCTTCTCCCTTCTGATCAAAAACTAAATGAGTGGAATCAATAA
- a CDS encoding phosphotransferase enzyme family protein: MEKTVEILLTKEIINHFLHVYSLEEGYKLLGDFENYVYEVNKNDCTFILRLTHSTHRELENLLAEIDWIQYLSSQRLNISMAFQSNNGKYVESISAMDGSIFYATLFSKVSGEQVKIKDELFNEQLFYVWGKTIGKMHAVTKTYVPSPNIKERYHWNEDELLDVEKYFPAEDKVAIQNAKELFEQINKLRKNKDNYGLIHSDIHWGNFFYDGKSIYVFDFDDCCYQWFVSDIAIPLYYSTLSGFSASETERRNEFGEFFYSSFIEGYKTENSLPQDIEQQLPLFLMLRDITLYSALNKKIAPEDRNERVKQMLEEIKVRIEQKKPIVHL; this comes from the coding sequence ATGGAAAAAACAGTTGAGATATTACTTACGAAAGAAATAATAAATCATTTTTTACATGTTTATTCGTTAGAAGAAGGGTATAAATTACTGGGGGATTTTGAGAATTATGTTTACGAGGTTAATAAGAACGATTGTACATTTATATTGCGATTGACACATAGCACACATCGGGAGCTTGAAAATCTTCTCGCAGAAATTGATTGGATCCAGTACTTGTCCAGTCAAAGATTAAATATCTCGATGGCATTTCAATCTAATAATGGAAAGTATGTGGAGTCCATTTCGGCAATGGATGGGTCGATTTTTTACGCGACTCTTTTTTCTAAAGTCTCAGGTGAACAAGTAAAGATAAAAGACGAACTTTTTAATGAACAGTTATTTTATGTTTGGGGAAAAACGATAGGTAAAATGCATGCCGTAACTAAAACATACGTACCGTCTCCAAATATCAAGGAAAGGTATCATTGGAATGAGGATGAGCTACTAGATGTAGAAAAATATTTTCCTGCTGAAGACAAAGTTGCTATTCAAAATGCCAAGGAACTTTTTGAACAAATTAATAAATTACGGAAAAACAAAGATAACTATGGTCTTATTCATTCAGATATCCATTGGGGAAACTTTTTTTATGATGGCAAAAGCATTTATGTATTTGATTTTGATGATTGCTGTTACCAATGGTTTGTGTCAGATATTGCAATTCCGCTATATTATTCAACTTTATCTGGGTTTTCAGCAAGTGAAACAGAAAGAAGAAATGAGTTTGGGGAATTTTTCTATTCATCATTTATTGAAGGATACAAAACAGAAAATTCGCTTCCACAGGACATTGAGCAGCAATTGCCGTTATTTCTTATGCTAAGGGACATTACTTTATATTCAGCTCTTAACAAAAAAATAGCTCCTGAGGATCGAAATGAGCGCGTGAAGCAAATGCTTGAAGAGATTAAAGTCAGGATTGAACAGAAAAAACCAATCGTCCATTTATAA
- a CDS encoding methyl-accepting chemotaxis protein: protein MKGVKKTRFKKVGKKKKDKPKKENRLVNFFANIPVWKKLKLGQKYGVALFVTIGLFTMSTLITFVLLTIANSKMETVEDTGEKAIMISEATAIFHQKGSAIGNYIIDSNPKHLRTYDELSKEFNQLKKSIQPTLSTSETKKLFSEIIKNDKEITNLFHFTIKTNVKLQHEREYRLGKLKADKIISETVDKLESLSDMLIKEQRSAVNSAKSEITLTLVVLVISIVISAALGIASILVIGKIISNKLGQIVHLSNEVAIGNLSVESVKYEGTDEIAELSKATNAMKERLQAMIQEISAVSSFVTEKSGELNNAANEVSAASQQGASTMQELSVGATEQADSTTGLASMMDDYLVKVQKATESGFMIKNTSNEVLTMTKNGVSLMRESQEQMTIINEIMQTSVDRVNGLDEQTKLISKLVQVIHDIANQTNLLALNAAIEAARAGEHGRGFAVVADEVRKLAEQVSHSVADITTIVKGIQNESNNVVASLKEGYTQVEKGTDQIQSTSETFNKIYQAINLMTDNVNEISLNLEKVSEGSSLMNQSIEIIASISEESAAGIEQTSASMSQTNISIEEISENAQSLSVQADKLNEMISKFKL from the coding sequence ATGAAAGGGGTAAAAAAAACACGATTTAAAAAGGTAGGTAAAAAGAAAAAGGACAAACCAAAAAAGGAAAATAGATTAGTAAATTTTTTCGCTAATATTCCTGTATGGAAGAAATTAAAGCTTGGTCAAAAATACGGAGTCGCATTATTTGTAACGATTGGACTCTTTACTATGTCTACCTTGATTACATTTGTACTATTAACGATTGCTAATTCCAAAATGGAAACAGTTGAGGATACCGGTGAAAAGGCCATCATGATCTCAGAAGCAACTGCTATTTTTCATCAAAAAGGAAGTGCTATTGGGAACTATATTATAGATTCAAATCCAAAGCATTTAAGGACTTATGATGAATTATCTAAGGAATTTAATCAATTAAAGAAAAGTATTCAACCTACCTTATCAACTTCAGAAACGAAAAAATTATTTTCTGAGATTATTAAAAATGATAAAGAAATTACTAATCTGTTTCATTTTACGATCAAGACTAATGTTAAGCTTCAGCATGAAAGAGAATACCGGCTTGGGAAATTGAAAGCAGATAAAATTATTTCGGAAACTGTCGATAAGCTAGAAAGCTTAAGTGATATGTTGATAAAAGAGCAAAGAAGTGCAGTAAATTCAGCTAAATCAGAAATAACTCTTACATTAGTTGTACTTGTCATATCTATAGTCATTTCGGCTGCATTAGGTATTGCTAGTATTCTAGTCATTGGGAAAATCATTTCAAACAAACTTGGGCAAATAGTACATCTTTCAAATGAAGTTGCAATAGGAAATTTAAGTGTCGAATCAGTCAAATATGAGGGTACAGACGAAATTGCTGAATTAAGCAAGGCAACGAATGCAATGAAAGAAAGACTTCAGGCTATGATTCAGGAAATTTCTGCTGTTTCTAGTTTTGTAACGGAAAAGAGTGGAGAATTAAATAATGCTGCAAATGAAGTGAGTGCTGCAAGTCAGCAAGGAGCTTCAACTATGCAAGAGCTTTCAGTAGGAGCAACTGAACAGGCGGATTCGACCACAGGGTTAGCTAGTATGATGGACGATTACTTAGTAAAGGTCCAAAAAGCAACCGAAAGCGGATTTATGATTAAAAACACCTCAAATGAAGTATTAACCATGACAAAAAATGGTGTATCTCTGATGAGAGAATCTCAAGAGCAAATGACTATAATAAATGAAATTATGCAAACATCCGTTGATCGAGTGAATGGCCTAGATGAACAGACAAAGCTAATTTCTAAGCTGGTTCAAGTCATTCACGATATCGCAAATCAAACGAATTTGCTTGCTTTGAATGCAGCCATTGAGGCAGCAAGAGCAGGTGAACATGGCAGAGGATTTGCAGTTGTAGCGGATGAAGTAAGAAAGCTAGCTGAGCAAGTATCTCATTCTGTTGCTGATATTACGACTATTGTGAAAGGCATCCAAAATGAATCGAATAATGTGGTTGCCTCTTTAAAAGAAGGCTATACTCAAGTGGAAAAAGGAACAGACCAAATTCAATCAACCAGTGAAACATTTAATAAAATATATCAAGCTATTAATTTGATGACGGATAATGTGAATGAAATATCATTAAATCTAGAAAAGGTTTCTGAAGGTTCCTCACTTATGAATCAGTCGATTGAAATTATTGCCTCTATTTCAGAGGAGTCAGCTGCTGGCATCGAGCAAACGAGTGCAAGTATGTCGCAAACCAACATTTCAATAGAAGAAATCTCTGAAAATGCCCAATCCTTATCAGTACAAGCTGACAAATTAAATGAAATGATTTCTAAATTTAAACTGTAA